A stretch of Calderihabitans maritimus DNA encodes these proteins:
- the spoVG gene encoding septation regulator SpoVG gives MQITDVRIRKINPEGKMRAIVSVTFDNEFVVHDVKVVEGPKGLFVAMPSRRTPAGEFRDIAHPINSSTRELIQEAVLKAYKEAI, from the coding sequence TTGCAAATCACCGATGTTCGTATCCGGAAGATAAACCCTGAAGGAAAAATGAGGGCAATTGTATCGGTAACTTTTGACAACGAGTTTGTGGTCCATGACGTTAAAGTAGTTGAGGGTCCGAAGGGGTTATTTGTGGCTATGCCCAGCCGGAGAACTCCTGCCGGTGAATTCCGGGACATAGCGCATCCGATCAATTCTAGTACCCGGGAACTTATTCAAGAGGCGGTCCTTAAGGCTTATAAAGAAGCTATTTAA
- a CDS encoding GntR family transcriptional regulator has product MTKRLSPIKLENYKPLREIVFETLREAIINGTLKPGERLMEVQLAEEMGVSRTPVREAIRKLELEGFVVMVPRKGAYVAGISIKDIADVFEIRAALESLAAGLAAERITEEELEELERLLVQVAECTESNDLEKLIEIDTRFHDILYKASRNERLVQIISNLREQIQRFRSTSLAFPGRMKETLEEHKKIVEALSERNVALAQALAAEHIENAENSMLEALREGNISRERNSITE; this is encoded by the coding sequence GTGACTAAAAGGTTGTCACCCATCAAGTTGGAAAACTACAAACCACTGAGGGAAATTGTATTCGAAACCTTAAGAGAAGCCATTATTAACGGCACCTTAAAACCGGGAGAAAGGCTAATGGAAGTCCAGTTGGCGGAAGAAATGGGTGTCAGCCGGACTCCGGTGCGGGAGGCTATTCGCAAACTGGAACTGGAAGGCTTTGTGGTGATGGTACCGCGGAAGGGTGCCTATGTGGCCGGGATTTCTATCAAAGATATAGCCGATGTCTTTGAGATCAGAGCGGCTTTAGAATCTCTAGCCGCCGGTCTCGCGGCCGAAAGGATTACGGAGGAAGAACTGGAGGAACTGGAACGCCTTTTGGTGCAGGTTGCTGAATGTACAGAAAGTAATGACTTGGAAAAATTGATAGAAATAGATACCCGGTTTCATGATATCCTTTATAAAGCCAGTCGCAATGAGCGCCTGGTACAGATAATAAGCAATTTGCGAGAACAAATACAGAGATTTCGCTCCACTTCGTTAGCCTTTCCCGGACGTATGAAAGAGACTTTGGAGGAGCATAAAAAGATAGTAGAGGCCCTATCGGAAAGAAATGTCGCCTTAGCTCAGGCCCTTGCCGCAGAGCATATTGAAAACGCGGAAAACAGCATGTTGGAGGCCCTCCGGGAAGGAAATATTTCCCGAGAAAGAAATTCTATAACTGAATAA
- the ilvA gene encoding threonine ammonia-lyase, with product MGELEIVSLHHIHKALEELKPVIHRTPLDFSATFSKLTGYNVFLKAENLQKTGSFKIRGAYNKIQMLSPEEKKKGVVAASAGNHAQGVAFAASRAGIPSTVVMPQWAPLSKIMATRDYGARVVLAGENYDEAYLEARSIQDKTGAVFIHAFDDPAVIAGQGTVGLEIVEQLPDLDALVVPVGGGGLIAGIATAVKSLRPEVEVFGVQAARVAPVFARWKEGKFSTEDTVGTIADGIAVKRPGEITLPLIERLVDDIVAVEDEMIAQTILMLMERSKLIVEGAGAAALAAMLAGKVRPKRKNVVVIISGGNIDVNMVSKIIERGLVKTGRLAQLRTWLEDRPGALQKLLSVVASTRANVISVTHDRIKPAVPLTRAEVTLRLETKDTEHIAQIIKALQEKGYKVKELP from the coding sequence ATGGGTGAGCTGGAAATAGTAAGTTTGCACCATATTCACAAAGCTTTAGAGGAATTAAAGCCGGTTATACACCGTACTCCGCTGGATTTTTCGGCTACGTTCAGCAAGTTGACCGGATACAATGTATTTTTGAAAGCGGAAAATTTGCAGAAAACTGGCTCTTTTAAAATTCGGGGGGCTTACAATAAGATTCAAATGTTATCTCCGGAGGAGAAAAAGAAGGGCGTGGTAGCGGCTTCGGCGGGAAACCATGCGCAAGGCGTGGCCTTTGCCGCCTCCAGGGCCGGCATTCCCTCAACCGTAGTTATGCCCCAGTGGGCTCCTTTGTCCAAAATAATGGCGACCAGGGACTACGGGGCTAGAGTTGTATTGGCGGGAGAGAATTACGATGAAGCTTATCTGGAGGCCAGAAGCATTCAAGATAAAACAGGAGCAGTATTTATTCATGCTTTTGATGACCCGGCGGTCATAGCCGGCCAGGGTACGGTGGGGTTGGAAATTGTGGAGCAGTTACCTGATCTGGATGCGTTAGTAGTTCCAGTAGGAGGGGGAGGACTTATTGCGGGAATTGCAACGGCAGTTAAGAGTCTCCGGCCCGAAGTTGAAGTTTTTGGAGTGCAGGCTGCAAGGGTTGCTCCCGTTTTTGCCCGGTGGAAAGAAGGGAAGTTTTCAACAGAGGATACGGTAGGAACTATTGCGGATGGTATAGCGGTTAAGAGGCCGGGAGAAATAACGCTACCGCTAATTGAGCGGCTGGTTGATGATATAGTAGCGGTGGAGGACGAGATGATAGCCCAGACCATCCTCATGCTGATGGAGCGGTCGAAGTTAATTGTGGAAGGGGCGGGCGCAGCGGCTTTAGCGGCTATGTTGGCCGGAAAGGTAAGACCGAAAAGGAAAAATGTGGTGGTAATAATCAGTGGCGGGAATATTGACGTAAATATGGTTTCTAAAATTATTGAACGGGGCTTGGTTAAAACGGGGCGATTGGCTCAACTGCGTACCTGGTTGGAAGACCGCCCGGGCGCACTGCAAAAACTGCTATCGGTGGTTGCTTCTACCAGGGCGAATGTTATTTCAGTCACTCACGACCGGATCAAACCGGCTGTTCCCCTCACCCGGGCAGAGGTGACGCTGCGTTTGGAAACTAAGGATACGGAGCACATTGCCCAGATAATTAAAGCTCTTCAGGAGAAAGGATATAAGGTTAAAGAGTTACCTTAA
- a CDS encoding ANTAR domain-containing response regulator gives MFGSRIVLADADPAFRKNLKEMLTKAGYIIVAEAGDGLSALKAIKSMHPDLAILDARLPVKDGLEVAKIIEEDRVAPVLLLTAYNHKDIVQQAKDSWVFAYLVKPVNEANLFPAIEIAIANYRRMLSLEREIHRLKETLETRKLVERAKGILMEVLDLSEAEAFKKIQKESMNKRTSMRQIAQSIIVAYEKGRVVRSKE, from the coding sequence ATGTTCGGGTCCCGTATCGTTTTGGCCGACGCCGATCCCGCCTTTCGCAAGAATTTAAAAGAGATGCTTACTAAAGCCGGCTATATAATTGTAGCTGAAGCAGGAGACGGTCTTAGTGCCCTGAAAGCCATCAAAAGCATGCATCCCGACCTGGCTATACTGGATGCGCGCCTTCCAGTTAAAGACGGGCTTGAAGTAGCTAAAATTATTGAGGAGGACCGGGTAGCACCGGTCCTCCTCTTAACAGCATATAATCATAAGGATATTGTACAACAGGCTAAAGACTCTTGGGTTTTTGCCTATCTGGTAAAGCCGGTTAACGAAGCCAATCTGTTTCCTGCCATTGAAATCGCTATTGCCAATTATAGAAGAATGTTGTCTTTAGAAAGAGAAATCCACCGGTTGAAAGAAACTCTGGAAACCAGAAAGCTTGTAGAACGGGCTAAGGGCATCCTGATGGAGGTTTTAGATTTGTCTGAAGCGGAAGCCTTTAAGAAAATCCAAAAAGAAAGTATGAACAAACGCACTTCCATGCGGCAGATTGCTCAATCCATAATTGTAGCTTATGAAAAAGGTAGGGTTGTTAGATCCAAAGAGTAG
- a CDS encoding glycosyl hydrolase, with amino-acid sequence MQLLMVIWPNLINELTGKKHASFFYYVGYGQPFPEKWIEEVKSVGAIPHIAWEPNDGLDVVKDDEYLRTFARRLRETEVPVFLRFASEMNGAWTAYTGDPEKYVEKWRLVHDVMEEEAPNVIMVWTVFTFPQSNILDYYPGDDYVDWVGVNIYNVVYHNNDTRQKAAHEDPLELLDFVYNNFRNVVWGGN; translated from the coding sequence ATGCAGTTATTAATGGTGATATGGCCAAATTTAATTAATGAATTGACCGGCAAGAAGCATGCTTCATTTTTTTATTATGTAGGGTATGGGCAGCCGTTTCCTGAGAAGTGGATTGAAGAAGTGAAGTCTGTTGGGGCCATACCTCATATAGCATGGGAGCCCAATGATGGCTTGGATGTTGTTAAAGACGACGAGTATTTGAGAACTTTCGCCAGGAGGTTACGTGAAACTGAAGTACCTGTTTTTCTGAGATTTGCATCTGAAATGAATGGGGCATGGACGGCCTATACGGGTGATCCTGAAAAGTATGTTGAAAAATGGAGATTAGTTCATGATGTGATGGAAGAAGAAGCGCCTAATGTAATTATGGTATGGACGGTGTTTACGTTTCCGCAGTCTAATATACTGGATTACTATCCTGGCGATGATTATGTGGATTGGGTAGGAGTTAATATTTACAATGTGGTGTACCACAACAATGATACCAGGCAAAAAGCCGCTCACGAGGATCCACTGGAATTGCTTGATTTTGTTTACAATAATTTTAGGAACGTTGTTTGGGGTGGAAATTGA
- a CDS encoding L,D-transpeptidase family protein, with the protein MEDLLVNLAQRRLYFCRHGQLVKSYPVAIGKPQTPTPTGKYTITRKIINPGGILGTRWLELSIPNGPYGIHGTPHPWTIGTAASNGCIRMYNKDIEELFPLVKIGTPVTIITGKERPVDSTSSAYFNYTVRPGDSLWKIARKFNLRVEELRAANSLTHDLIYPGQILRIPRTDKSRHVAQL; encoded by the coding sequence ATGGAGGACCTTCTGGTTAACCTGGCCCAGAGAAGGCTCTATTTTTGCCGCCACGGACAGTTAGTAAAAAGTTATCCGGTAGCGATAGGTAAGCCGCAAACTCCCACCCCAACGGGAAAGTACACCATAACCAGAAAAATAATCAACCCCGGTGGAATTTTAGGCACCCGATGGTTAGAGCTCAGCATCCCGAACGGCCCCTACGGGATCCATGGCACCCCTCATCCCTGGACTATAGGGACTGCAGCTTCCAATGGCTGCATTCGCATGTATAACAAAGATATTGAAGAATTGTTTCCCCTGGTCAAAATAGGTACGCCGGTAACAATTATCACCGGCAAGGAAAGACCTGTCGACTCTACTTCCTCTGCTTATTTCAACTATACCGTACGCCCGGGAGATTCCTTGTGGAAAATAGCACGCAAATTCAATCTCCGTGTAGAAGAACTTCGCGCTGCCAATTCTTTAACCCATGATTTAATCTACCCGGGACAAATTTTACGCATACCACGAACTGACAAGAGTAGACATGTTGCACAATTGTAG
- a CDS encoding nucleotidyltransferase family protein: MKIDAVVLAGNIGGSKLAECSETESEALIEIGNRFMVDYVVAALKKSSKIGRIIVVGPVVELTELYKEEPDITVVSPGKTAVETLKKGVRALNAEGMVLVATCDIPLITAEAIDDFLSLCEKRPGADLYYPIVAKESNEKQFPGVKRTYVKLKEGTFTGGNLFLVNSRIIEPCSAKAEEIVSLRKKPLALCRLIGPGFVLKFLLKRLSIKDAEEHFSKLLGIKGVGVISSYPEVGIDVDKPSDLELVRKVLIS, from the coding sequence ATGAAGATAGATGCCGTTGTTCTGGCCGGAAATATTGGAGGTAGTAAACTGGCCGAGTGCAGCGAAACGGAAAGTGAAGCGTTAATAGAAATTGGTAATCGCTTCATGGTTGATTACGTGGTGGCTGCGCTTAAAAAATCTTCTAAAATAGGAAGGATTATAGTAGTAGGACCGGTGGTCGAGCTGACTGAGCTTTATAAAGAGGAGCCGGATATCACCGTAGTTTCTCCCGGTAAAACAGCTGTCGAAACTTTAAAGAAGGGCGTAAGAGCTTTGAATGCCGAGGGGATGGTACTGGTAGCCACCTGTGACATTCCCCTGATAACGGCGGAAGCTATAGATGACTTCCTGTCCCTTTGTGAAAAGAGACCGGGAGCCGACCTTTATTACCCGATTGTGGCCAAGGAAAGTAACGAAAAACAGTTTCCTGGCGTTAAGCGAACTTATGTGAAATTGAAAGAAGGAACATTCACGGGAGGCAACCTCTTCCTCGTTAACTCCCGGATCATAGAGCCTTGCTCCGCGAAGGCGGAGGAGATAGTTAGTTTACGAAAAAAACCACTCGCCTTATGCCGGTTAATAGGTCCCGGATTTGTATTGAAGTTTTTGCTCAAGCGCTTGTCAATCAAAGATGCCGAAGAACATTTTTCTAAATTATTGGGTATAAAAGGCGTCGGCGTTATCTCTTCTTATCCCGAAGTAGGCATCGACGTAGACAAGCCCAGCGACCTGGAGCTGGTGAGAAAAGTTTTGATTTCTTGA
- the ispE gene encoding 4-(cytidine 5'-diphospho)-2-C-methyl-D-erythritol kinase, whose translation MTGLTVPAYAKINLTLDVLGKREDNYHEVSMILQSINLRDLVTVSRSGKGITIDSNTAAIPADYDNLAYRAALLLKERTGFTEGIHIYIEKNIPVAAGLGGGSADAAATLIGINYLLGLGLTPGELICLGKQLGADVPFCILGGTALVEGIGEKLTILPKAPTLWLVLAKPEFGVSTAEVYRRFDKNKVTERPDNAAAVEALAREDMELLVANMVNVLETVTLEHYPEVARIKDRMLSLGAMRAVMCGSGPTVMGVFGGQKEAEQAYVLLKEEYPEVFLTRTR comes from the coding sequence TTGACTGGTTTAACTGTTCCTGCCTATGCTAAAATTAACTTAACGCTAGACGTTTTGGGCAAAAGAGAAGACAATTACCATGAAGTATCGATGATACTCCAAAGCATCAACCTGCGGGATTTAGTAACGGTCTCCCGTTCCGGAAAGGGTATTACCATTGATAGCAACACCGCTGCCATTCCCGCGGATTATGATAATCTGGCCTATAGAGCAGCCCTTTTGCTGAAGGAACGCACGGGGTTTACGGAAGGAATTCATATCTACATTGAAAAAAATATTCCCGTGGCTGCCGGCCTGGGCGGTGGCAGTGCCGACGCGGCGGCCACCTTGATAGGTATTAATTATCTACTTGGACTAGGGCTAACGCCGGGAGAATTGATCTGTCTGGGAAAACAGTTGGGGGCCGATGTACCTTTTTGTATACTAGGGGGAACGGCCCTTGTGGAAGGCATTGGAGAAAAGCTAACTATTCTTCCCAAGGCGCCGACCCTTTGGCTGGTGCTGGCCAAGCCGGAATTTGGGGTTTCTACAGCTGAAGTCTATCGCCGGTTTGATAAAAATAAGGTAACTGAACGGCCGGATAACGCTGCGGCTGTGGAAGCGCTTGCCCGAGAAGATATGGAACTGCTGGTGGCCAACATGGTTAATGTATTGGAAACTGTAACCCTGGAGCATTATCCCGAGGTTGCCCGGATCAAAGACAGAATGCTTTCGCTGGGAGCCATGCGGGCGGTTATGTGTGGCAGCGGACCTACAGTTATGGGGGTTTTTGGCGGGCAAAAGGAAGCAGAGCAGGCATATGTTTTGCTAAAGGAAGAATACCCGGAAGTGTTTTTGACTCGAACCCGCTGA
- a CDS encoding FMN-binding glutamate synthase family protein, with amino-acid sequence MTFSKLNRTDATLSKSRTPNSVSPFSGLCATCLDGCTGTCEVGKSAFRGKEMLYPQPFGTTTSASEKDYPIDFSHFNIMGTAVGAVGIEADSDKAIFPAVNLDQEIGAENKIKLKTPIVIAAMGSTNVAANNWDGLATGAAISGAMIVVGENVCGMDPNVEIKNGRVVHSPNLEARVKAFQDWYDGYGIIAVQANVEDTRLGVQEYAIEKLGVEAVELKWGQGAKNIGGEVKLNTLERALQLKSRGYIVLPDPEDPVVQEAFKAGAFKEFERHSRIGMVTEESFHARVEELRKAGAKYIFLKTGAYRPADLARALKFASDARIDLLTVDGAGGGTGMSPWRMMNEWGIPTVEIESLLWQYCERLKAKGAYIPDIAIAGGITLEDQMFKAFALGAPYVKIIGMARAPVTAAHVGKTIGNAVKEGKIPNLYKRYGETIDQIFITASELRQRFGKDFDRLPTGAIGVYTYFERLKQGLRQFMCGARKFNLASITRDDIAALTREAAEISGIRYIMDVDKEEVEEILG; translated from the coding sequence ATGACTTTTAGTAAATTAAATCGGACGGATGCTACATTGAGCAAGAGCAGGACTCCCAATTCGGTTTCACCTTTCAGCGGTCTTTGCGCTACCTGCTTGGATGGCTGCACCGGGACCTGCGAAGTAGGAAAGTCTGCTTTCCGCGGCAAAGAAATGCTTTATCCTCAGCCTTTCGGCACCACTACTTCGGCCTCGGAGAAAGATTATCCCATTGATTTTTCTCATTTTAACATTATGGGTACGGCCGTAGGAGCTGTTGGAATTGAAGCCGACAGCGACAAAGCTATATTCCCGGCGGTTAATTTGGATCAGGAGATTGGCGCCGAGAATAAAATTAAATTAAAGACGCCAATTGTTATTGCTGCTATGGGATCCACTAATGTAGCGGCCAACAACTGGGACGGACTGGCTACAGGAGCCGCCATTTCCGGAGCCATGATCGTAGTGGGAGAAAACGTCTGCGGCATGGACCCCAATGTAGAGATTAAAAACGGTCGGGTAGTCCATTCACCTAATCTGGAGGCCAGAGTTAAGGCTTTCCAGGACTGGTATGATGGTTACGGAATTATTGCGGTACAAGCAAACGTAGAAGATACGCGTTTGGGCGTGCAGGAATATGCTATTGAAAAACTGGGTGTAGAAGCAGTTGAGCTCAAATGGGGTCAGGGTGCCAAAAATATAGGCGGAGAAGTTAAGCTAAATACCCTGGAAAGAGCTCTGCAACTGAAAAGCCGCGGTTACATCGTATTGCCCGATCCGGAAGACCCTGTGGTGCAGGAAGCTTTCAAAGCCGGTGCTTTTAAAGAATTTGAAAGACATTCCCGTATCGGCATGGTTACTGAAGAAAGCTTCCATGCCCGCGTAGAAGAACTGCGGAAAGCCGGAGCCAAGTATATTTTCTTAAAAACAGGTGCTTACCGTCCCGCCGACCTGGCGCGCGCCTTAAAGTTTGCTTCTGATGCCAGGATCGACTTGCTTACCGTTGATGGAGCCGGCGGTGGTACCGGAATGAGCCCGTGGCGGATGATGAACGAGTGGGGTATTCCCACGGTTGAGATTGAATCGCTGCTGTGGCAGTACTGCGAAAGACTGAAAGCTAAAGGAGCCTATATCCCGGACATTGCCATAGCTGGAGGAATTACCCTGGAAGATCAAATGTTCAAGGCTTTCGCTTTAGGAGCTCCTTACGTTAAAATTATTGGTATGGCTAGGGCTCCGGTAACGGCTGCCCACGTAGGAAAAACGATAGGAAATGCGGTAAAAGAAGGTAAGATCCCCAACCTGTACAAACGCTATGGCGAAACCATCGACCAAATATTCATTACTGCCAGTGAGCTGCGGCAGCGCTTCGGTAAAGATTTTGACCGTCTGCCCACCGGGGCCATCGGCGTTTACACCTACTTTGAGCGTCTCAAGCAAGGACTGCGCCAGTTTATGTGCGGTGCCAGAAAGTTCAATCTGGCCAGCATTACTCGCGACGACATAGCGGCCCTTACCCGGGAAGCCGCCGAAATAAGCGGTATCCGCTACATTATGGACGTAGATAAAGAAGAAGTTGAGGAGATTCTGGGCTAG
- the glmU gene encoding bifunctional UDP-N-acetylglucosamine diphosphorylase/glucosamine-1-phosphate N-acetyltransferase GlmU, whose amino-acid sequence MVSAVVLAAGKGKRMRSRLPKVLHKVAGKYMVEHVLEALRGAGVKNIILVLGHEAELVKEKVARDVEVAYQREQLGTGHAVMQAKALLPGDGEDVLVVCGDTPLLTAQTLKELIERHQENRAAVTILTSILPDPTGYGRIVRGPDGKVIRIVEEKDATPEEREIREINTGTYCFRQEELLSALEEIRPDNAQGEYYLTDTIDILIRRGLTVEAVQGSAEETLGINNRVQLAEAEKILRKRINCALMEAGVTILDPDSTFIDAGVEIGQDTVILPFTFIQGNTYIGSGCTIGPGVTVRDSRVGDNVSLQYSVVTESEIGDGCSVGPYAYLRPGTVLAPNVKIGDFVEVKNSRIGAGSKVPHLSYIGDATIGTGVNIGAGTITCNYDGEKKWPTKIGDGAFIGSNTNLVAPVEVGEDAMVGAGSTITRDVPAGDLAICRGKQINLKGYARKKRGKSKNNDRK is encoded by the coding sequence ATGGTTTCAGCAGTGGTTTTGGCGGCAGGTAAGGGAAAGCGGATGCGTTCCCGGTTACCTAAGGTGCTCCACAAGGTGGCTGGAAAGTACATGGTAGAGCATGTGCTTGAGGCCCTCCGGGGTGCCGGAGTGAAAAACATTATCCTGGTTTTGGGGCATGAGGCTGAATTGGTGAAAGAAAAAGTTGCTCGGGATGTGGAAGTTGCTTACCAGCGGGAGCAGTTGGGGACGGGGCATGCAGTAATGCAGGCCAAGGCTTTACTTCCCGGTGACGGAGAGGACGTCCTGGTGGTATGCGGGGATACTCCTCTCCTCACTGCCCAGACTCTCAAGGAGCTTATCGAGAGGCATCAGGAAAACCGGGCCGCGGTTACAATTTTGACTTCGATCTTGCCTGATCCTACCGGATACGGGCGAATTGTTCGCGGGCCGGATGGGAAAGTGATTAGGATAGTTGAGGAAAAGGATGCTACCCCAGAAGAAAGGGAAATCAGGGAGATCAATACAGGCACTTACTGTTTCCGCCAGGAAGAACTTTTATCAGCGTTGGAAGAGATTCGTCCGGATAACGCGCAGGGTGAGTATTATCTGACCGATACCATAGACATTTTAATCCGGCGAGGGTTGACGGTAGAGGCCGTTCAGGGATCGGCGGAAGAAACCTTAGGCATAAACAACCGCGTTCAACTGGCTGAAGCGGAAAAGATTCTCCGCAAAAGGATTAACTGCGCCTTGATGGAAGCAGGTGTAACCATATTGGACCCCGACAGCACTTTTATTGACGCCGGGGTGGAGATAGGCCAGGATACGGTTATTCTACCCTTTACCTTTATTCAGGGGAATACTTATATCGGGAGTGGTTGTACGATTGGACCGGGGGTTACGGTCAGAGACAGCCGGGTAGGCGACAATGTTTCTCTTCAGTATTCAGTGGTTACGGAAAGTGAAATTGGAGACGGTTGCTCCGTTGGCCCCTATGCTTATTTGCGGCCGGGCACCGTGTTGGCGCCTAACGTTAAGATAGGCGATTTTGTGGAGGTTAAGAATTCGCGCATTGGAGCGGGCAGCAAAGTACCACACCTGTCTTACATCGGGGACGCAACTATTGGAACAGGAGTGAACATAGGTGCCGGAACAATTACCTGTAACTATGATGGAGAGAAAAAATGGCCTACTAAGATCGGTGATGGAGCATTTATCGGCAGCAATACCAATCTGGTAGCGCCGGTCGAGGTTGGGGAGGATGCCATGGTTGGAGCAGGGTCAACTATAACTAGAGACGTGCCCGCTGGTGATCTGGCTATATGTCGGGGCAAGCAGATCAATTTGAAGGGGTATGCCAGGAAAAAAAGGGGAAAAAGCAAGAACAATGACAGAAAATAA